Genomic segment of Panthera leo isolate Ple1 chromosome B2, P.leo_Ple1_pat1.1, whole genome shotgun sequence:
ATTGGCTAAGGTTACAATGAAATAGATTTCAACTCAAAACAGAAAACCTTTAAACAGAGATACGCTGTGACAGAATTGGATACTGCAAAAGATCTTAAAGGTTAGTCGCAAGAGATGTTTTAAGCATTAGATCATTTGGGGGCTTTGTTATAAAGAGGATGGAAGCAATGATTTGACTCAATTTGATTCAATGGTTTTTTATGGTCTTTTTACCCCAAAAGTCTGTGGTTCTATGAACTCATTAATAATCACAGGACCAGTTCTTCCTCTCAACTGACACAAGGCTTAGTCCTTCATACTTTTGACATCCTGCGTGTCTGGTATAGCTGTGTAATTTCTTTAACACAAATTTGGATGACAGGATGAAACCACAGTCAGAGCTCATATATTTCACACAAAAGGCAGGCCTGAGGTCAGTTTTCCTTTGCTAATTATTAATTAGTATGaaatcatgtatctgttagcATATTGGGTGAGAACAATGAACTGTTctataatcattaaaaaacagaattattttaacaGTCATTTTAGTCCTGGGGATTCTTTTGTAAAGAACTACAtatatatgggggcacctgggtggctcagttggttaggcgtcccactcttgattttgggtcaggtcatgatctcatggatccttccccctcccctgctcacattttctctctccccctctcaaaattaaataaacttaaaaaaaaaaaaagagctaaatatATATGTTGCATACCATGAGATAATCAAATACTAACCTCCTTCATTTTTTCCAGTTCATTCTGTAAAGCTTGTTTTGCAATCTCAACTTCTATAAGCTGTTGCCTCAGTTTTTCGTTTTCATCTTCTGTTGTGGTTCgcttttcttctacattttccaATTCATGGTGAAGTCTCACAGATACATCCTTTGCAACCTAAATTGAAGagttttaacaataaaatatagtTAAAGACAGTACAATAAGTGAGCTAAACTTATACTCACATTAAAAGTACTAAAAGCCAATACACAAATAGTTTCTATGCTATACCAGGCATCTTTCCAGATGCTTTACATATAAGTCattcacatatataaattatttaaccctcacaacaatcccatgagataagtactattattattcctatttcacaggtgaggaaagtgagTCTCAGAGATGTGAAGTAATacgctcaaggtcacacagctaacaagtgGTCAAGTAGTCTGGCTCTCCACTCTGTTTCCTCAACCTCTACACTACACCATGGTAATAGATGTTCAATCATGCTTTATCATGTGTATAGAAATTTCACATATCTCCTCTAATTCTACAACAAAACAAGATGTTTCCATTATCACTCATTTTAAATACTGGaaaacgggggtgcctgggtggtttagtcagttaagtgtctgacttcagctcaagtcatgatctcgcagtccctgagtttgagccccgagtggggggctctgggctgacagctcagagtctggagcctgctttggattctgtgtattcctctctctctgcacctcccctgctctttctctctctctcaaaaatgagtaaacattaaggagtttttttaaaaaactagaaaacaaagttttctaGTAGGAGTGGGGCCTGAATTTTAATCCTATAATGTCAGGTGCttacttttaagaaatatgtCAGTCCTTGagattaagtttttgtttttgttttttgattacaGTGtacatttttgccttttgttttgagATTATCTTGGAAATTTAGGGTTTGGAACAAAACCCTATGGTGTAGTATGATGTAGTGGCTCAGGACATAGACTGTGGTTTTATACTGGGTGAGGAGACAGCTTGGCCACCTACTAGCCTATATCCATGGGTAGGGACTGGGCACTTATAACCTCTGTAAAAGGTTCAGCTACCATATAAGATGATGATAGGATTACTAATCCTAACCTcatgggtgcttttttttttttttttttaaatcttgagcTAACATTTAGATAGATAACTAAATGTTAATGTATATAACAATGCTTCCCACCCTGCTTGGGACATAGTGAGCACTCAACAAATgataggagaagaaaaagaaaaaacaaaaagaaataatacaatgactttcattaaatgttttctcacatctttctttaaaacataggaaaattacacttgatttttatatattgatgaggttaacataattaaaattatgtttggtGGTCCAAGGTTATGAAGATAACATTGGGTTTGCATTGTCAATGGATCTGCCTACAGTCAAACTGAACTGAACAGACCTCATCTACTTACAAAACTTATTTCAAGGTTAAAATTTCTCCACTGGGGGAAATTCTAAAGGAACAACTTCACATTAAAAACGAGGTTCTTTCACTTACTGCACTCTTTACTTCTCCAAAAGGGGCAGCAAGTGGGACAGATTTCTTTTCAGGGAGTTAGCAAAGTGGTGAGTACAGAAAGGAAGGAGGTTAGGGAGACTTTGCGGAGAGAAACCTTAACTCCGATATCGTCCCAATGCTGTTCCTATTCTGGGCTTTAATTCCTCTCTCCGCAGGAGTCTACATCTCGCTGCTCTCGATTTCAACTGGCCTTTACTTGGAAGACAGCCTCTGGAGGCCAGGTCGACGCCAGAGCCTGCGCTCTGCCACACCCGCGTTTCtgctgggggcggaggggagaCGCCCTCTGCCACCGTCTCTGGAAGAGTCGCCGGGACTCCCTAGAAAGCTCCCAGGGCTCGCTCTCCGCGAGGCACTCCACACACCCTAGACCCCTCAGACCCACTGGtctgttctttcccttcccctgcccggAACCTGATACTTTGTGGTCAGCGCTGCGAAACTCCGTGTCTTTGCCAATGACCACTGAAGGCCTTTCATAGCAAAGAGGTCCCCACTTGCTGCCCCTACCCCGCGCCTCCCAGCCCCAGCGCTGCAGACCTTGAGGTCCTGCTCCAGGCTGCGCAACAGCTCCCCGTCGATTTCCCCTGTCTGTGCGTAGCGGAGTCTTTTGCGCTCGGCTTTGCGGAGGCGGTACTGCAGGATCCGGCAGTTTTTGTTGGCTCTCTCCAACTCGTGGCGCATTTCCTGCAGTTGACAGGCATCCTCCTCGAAGAAAGTGTCCCTCATCTCGTCCATCTCGGTCCTCAGCTCATCAATCTCGTTCTGAAGCGGTGACAGGCCGCGGGTCAAAATTAACCTCGCCCCCCGGCACTCGGACATGTAAAGTGTACACCCCATGCCAACTCCAAATTCTCCGTTTTATTGCCCCCTCTCCATAAGACAGGAGTGACAGAGCTGCATGaagaagaaactataaaaacGGGCCTTCTTTGGGCCTTCCCCAGCTCTCCTACTCAACCTCTCTCCATGAAAAAGTGGGACAACCCATGATAATTAGAGAAACGAAGGACCacatttggatttaaattaaaccTAAGGCTACTGATCTTAGGCTGCTTTAAATCTGGAAAAGGCCTAGGAACCCCCTCCTCTCATTTCCTGTTCCCTTCCCTCTTTAAGGCTCCCTAACATGTTAACAGCCTCTCACCCTCGCGAGACACGCCCTAATCCTCCAAAgcccacacctcccctcccccaaccggGTTCCCCCACCCTTCTCACCTTGAGAGTCTCGTTTTCCTCTCGGAGCTTCTCCATTTCCTCTTGCATTTCTTCCTGCTCCTGGAGCTGCTGCGGGTGCGGCTGCGACGAAGGAGGCGCCGCCGCCTGCATGCCCCCTCCAGTTGCGCTGCCCTCTGCGCTCTGCTGGGGGCCCTCCGCTGCCGCCGCCATTGGGGAGACGGAAGGGACTGCAAGAGGCTCGCAAATGGCAGGGGCGCCAGAGACCGGGGAGCTGCGGGTGCTGCTGCCGCCGTTCTTAGTGTGCATCTGAGCCGCggctgccgccgctgccgcccgCTCTTTCTTGAGGTGGAACTGGATGAGCTCAGACTGCAGACATCCTTCCTTCCAGTAGCTCCCTCCGCCACCGCTGCCACCCCCCACAACACCGCTTCCGGAGTTTCTGCTGCCGGGGCCTAGGGTTTTGCCCGCAGAGGAGGATGGTGAAGGGgaggccccctccccgccgctGCCGCCCCTCTGCTGAGCTCGTACGCCTTTCCCTCGCCAGCCcctgggcggcggcggcggcggcggctgcggagcgcccccctccctttccccggAGCCGCTGCcggctcctcctccttccccaccccctcctcctccttcccctagCGGAGGGGGTTCCCCCAGTTTAGCAGACACGGGCTCTAGCTCCCGGGGAGGCTCCTCCGTCGGGCCAGGCCTCCTGCCGCCCACCGGGGCCAGGGTCGCCGCGGGGGCCGCTTCAGCACCAGCCGCGAGATGGACAGCTCCCGGCACGGCCCCTTTGGGCGCCAGGGGCGCAGCCTTCTCCgccccgcctccgcctccgcgGGCGCTGGCCGGAGGCACCGAGCGGCTCCCGGTCTTGTTgccttgctgctgctgcagctgctgcagTCGAACAGAATTGAGTTTAGTGCCGGTCCCCACGGGGGACCGGGTGGTCGTAGTTGTCTGCCGGACCGAATTGTCCCTTAGTCTAGCAGGTGATTGTGCACGCTGCTGCTTTCTGCTGCTGCCCTCTGGGTGCAGGCGAGCCTCAGTGGCAGAGGTGGCGGCAGAAGCTGTAGCTGTGGCAGGGGCAGCGCCCCCCGTCGGTGGCTGACTCATGGCGGTCTAGGAAGAATCTATCAGATGAGATTTAGAATGGTCCATCACCAGatcattctcattctcttccctcctcaAGTCCTCCAACCTTCCTTTCTAATCTGGGGTAGAAACAAAAGAAGGGAAGCACACAACATGTCTGCATTGTTACAGAGCAAAGGGTGATTTCCCTAGAAAAGAGAAGTCCTAGAaaataatgagattttaaaaGCACTTAATAGAAACCCCGACTTCAGAAACAGGTGCAAGAATTGTCAATTCTCATTTTGCCCAGGGAAGCGCCATCTCCATTTAATTCCATCTCAGTAAAATGGTGATGATCTGAAAGCAGCTTAATGTAACATTCTCATGGTTGCAGGTTCTGGCAACGCTGAGATATGGATCAGAAAGGAATTGGTAGGAAGAGATTTAGGGGAGAAAAAGGTTAGGGGATAAAGTCAGGCAAAAGcttcagaaggaaaaggaggtgTCCACATGTTAAAGGTGAATCCCCTTTTTTAACTTTGGATTTCCTCCTTAttcaatctgtattttaaagCCTAGTTTAGTAGAAAATGTTTTACTTAATTATTATTCTCAATTAGAGGAAAAGGGTCATGATGTAGGCTTCTAGAGAAAATTTTCCGTGGATATGTGGTACTTTTCTCAGACACCTTTAACTCTTCATGTCGTTCTTGGTTAGAGAAATGCACCCATTTTCCTTTAGACTAGagctaaaataaaagtaatgaatgACTTTAACTCAACTTCAGTTTCAAGAAAGTAATGGCATTGAGAATCACCTATATGGTGTAGTTATTAGTACCCCTAAAGGTATTCTTCTTTAAGCTTtggcaaataatttaaaaatatatatacttttggaAAGGTTCATTGGTGGCTCTGCACAATTTCTTAAATTATAGGTGATGACATCTATATTTATccaaattttatagtttttgtgaGTCATTTTGGTTTTAAGTGTAATtgctaaatagaaaatattttcattcttaagCATCTTATTACATGTTATATATCATAGATAAAGTTGTACTTTTAAAGTGCCCAGTTCCTTCTATGGAGACAAATTCTTAGACAGAATGACCCTGCACCCCAGAAACCTGGTGCATCCTCACTCATGGTGGTAAGATAAACccttattgtgtattttttttacaagatCAATCCATCACTGGCTTTTAAAATCCGGGAAATAGCAAGCCATTGCTTTATGAGGTTCTTCTCCCTAGTGATCATCTACCTAGTTAGTCAATTTGGTGCTTTTTCCTTAGAAATATCGTCTCTCTCTAACACACTGAAAAGAGTATGACTAGGCAGAAagttctgctttaaaaaattcctccGATGAGGAGAGGAGATGCTTGCCAGTTACTTTACTAGCATTATTCCTGTTATGGCCTATTTTAAGTATCATAACTTAGTCAACATGCATCAGCTCctcattttatgaagaaatattACTGGAAGTTTCCTTCTCcacctgtctttctttttcaggatctCCTTCCAactcaatttgaaaaataatagtgaATAAAGAAGACATTAGGGGGAGAAAAGTTATCCACCAACTTATTTTCTATATGTTCTCTGGAGCCTCATGCTCCTAGAATATCTGGCCTAGTTCATGGTCATGGGTCACACTAATATGGACCACCTAAACAAGTTACATTGCCAAAGCaaccttatttttgttttatattaggCATAATCACTCCGGAGCTGAGAGCCACCAGACAACGTTTAAACTCGGTTCTCAGACAGCTTTAACCCAGGAGAAAGCTCAGGTTCCAGGAACTCGTCTCCCACAATCAAAGGTACCACGCTGTCACGTGGTTCTCACAAAGTGACAAGATGCTGTGCCCCTTCAAGGCTTCCCCCGTGGAAATAGCCGACCACGCAACCCCGGATGAGCACAAACCAACAATTTTAATCTCAAATTTTATCTGCCCACCGACCCACCCCATCTCTCATCCCCACCCTTTTAGAAATCCAGAAGAACTGCTCACTTCTCAGCAGACGCGATGTTTCGAAGTTGATGCAAATGAACAGCGGTTTCCTTCTGTTCTTCCGGCGACCTCAGggtttatttttatgccttttaaagaCAAGGAAAGTTTAACTTCGTGGTATTATATGCGACTTTCTGGCTGAGCACGACTTTGGGCTGTCTCGCCTCAGTTCCACACCCAATTCTCCAAACAATGGCGTTAACGTGCAGACTCGGCGGCCCCCAGAGCCGGTTACTTCCCGCGGCCCGTGACTCGGTTGGAGCTGCGGCTCCGAGCAGGCGAACACGAGAGGTACCAAGCCGTGCCAGACGCTCCCCAGGAAGTGCACTGATATTCATGAGCTGACCTCACCGgactgggcaggggagagggcggGATTGCAAGGGAGGATAGCTTAGAAGTAACCAAAGAGAGGCTACTttcaagaggaaagagaagaaggcgGGGACGGGCCGGGGGCGGAGGATGGTAGGGGAGGTGGCAGGAAGACAAGAAGGCCGGAGCCACACCCGAGATGGAAGATCCGTGGCTGCGCTCAAAGTCCGTGCTGCGCTCTCATATCCCGTACTTGGCAGAAGATTCCAAAACCGCTCGAAATCGGATGCACTGGTTTTCTGCAAAGCTTTGTCCTGGACCGATCAATCTCCATCAATTATTTACTTGAGCTCTTTTCTCAGGGAGGCGTATTCGAACAGCCTTCCTGGCGTGACTGACGTCTCCTGATGCAGCTGCGAGGAGCTGGCGGACGGCTGCTGGGAGTTCTCTTTGTTCGCTCACTTTAATTCCGGTAGAGCTCTCCACGCGgtgcaccctccccacccccagcccgggcGGAGTCATCACACATCGCTTTCCCCAGTAGATAATGGTTGCCAGACCCACCGTCCCACAGACAAAGGGCTCTTGTGATGCCTCGACCAATTTAGTACAAACCGACTAAATATCCCTTTACAGAGATCGTTTACAGACGGGTTTGTCCTCGGtacatttccttctctcctttattGAGTTCTAATTTCAACTGTGAATACAAGGCGTAATTGCTAGCATCCATAATCTTTACCGTAGTGCATGTGATTAACGGGAATCATCCAATGTGTTTATAAAATGTGAGATTAAAGGCAATTCATGGGGAAAGGAGGTAATTCAGAATATATGTCTTTACAATGTACACTAATCCATACTGTTCcacagtaatattttttaaaatccgaATAGaaattcttttcctgtttttttttgggggggggagaaggTTGGCATGAAGGTCTCCCTCCTACCTCAAAGGATTCCATCGTGAACTTGGTGATTCTCATCTTCAAGGAGAATAAAAGTAAACACTTCTTTAGAAagggtattttttgttttaaaattttcccataTTCATATGTGATTTTGTAGGTATCAGGAGCTCAATATATTGAACTAATAATTTTTTATGCTAACATGAATTTTAgtataagacattttattttctgagcatAACATctagcactaaaaataaaataaaaacaatttaggaGTAGTTTGCATACAAGTAACATaattacagcaaaataaaaagatgttcaagtcCTGGTGATTAGTATCTCCAGCCATCTATAAGACAAATGTAGTATCAGGACAAAAACACTCATGTAGAGAAGTGCTTAGtttgtgctgggcactgtccAAGGTGCTAAGTATGCAAAGATTAAAACAAGAAACGAGGCTCCAGCATATTGAAAAGAATTAGGATAATTTCCATATAATCCTTTGAGTACTTTTTGAAAGTGGAAATGCAGTATCTGTGACATCTATAATGAATAGTTCAGACCTCAACTAGGGTActaaatataaagggaaaaaaagcaaagtaaaatacaATCACAATTTATTCGGAATTTATAGTAGACAATTTGTCATTATGTACCCAAACTTGAGTTGTAATTTCCTTAAGCAATACCAAGATCCACAGGTATCATTCAACCAAACTGGATAAattggataaaaatattttttcacattaatctttacaaataaaataatatcattaaaatttttttaatgtttatttttgagagagagagatggagcatgagtggggagggggcagagaaagagggggacatagaatccaaatctgagctgtcagcacagagcctgacaaagggcttgaactcatggaccatgagatcatgacttgagccgaagtcgcatgcttaactgactgagccacccaggcgtcctggtgAAGGTAATTATTATCGCAATGCATGGGACATGTACTAATTCTAACAAATTATAAGTGATAACTACTATGTGCCTGGCGCTGTAAGCTCTCattaaatgttaactattattgttGTTCATATTTTCAGGATATTATTACATTAGTTTACACAAATTCTCCCATTCTTGAATTTCTTAAGGACACTTGGTTAGTCTTGGGTTATCTTATAATTGTCCATCCAAGGTAATgtaatattatatgttaactataattatactaaaaattaattgtaaatgtagtaaatgttttcaaataatactCTTGTTTCTCTCATTATCTCTAGCACATAGTTAGTACAGGGGCTGGATTTTTATTCGTAGGCTTCAAGTGACAGAAGAAAGGTGATATTTTCAGATCCATCCTCTGTTTTTAGAAAGTACTTTACCTTGGAGATGTGCTATTGTCTTGACCTTTACTGACATATGTATGCAGTCACAAGTCACATTTGTTCTCTGGACTACATTTCAGATAATGATTTATGAATCCTAGACTCCTTGCATTGTAAACATCATGATTCACATTTTTCTGTCTAAACAGATTATCCACCATATTATATATTGTGTTTAGTCTAATTTCTAGTCTAcaatttctcaaagtaaatatatgCTTGTTGTAACTTAACATTGTGACCAAAAACTAGTAGTTTAATTCATATTTCGGTAGTTTAATTCATAATTCAGGCTGCTTTGTGAATGGCAGAAATTGCTACTCTACAATAATGCTTTAGTTACTCATGCATTTGCTGTTGTGTAAGTTTGCAGTTAGGTATTGCATACTCAAAATTCCATTGCATTACTTCTATAAATGCTCATGAATATTCACTCTTGGTAATTCAAACCAGTGTCTAGGCACTCATCATAGCCAAAATGCTATCAGATGTCTGATTTCAACATAGCCACATTGTCAATCTTAATCTCAGtggaaaattttaagaagtcTGCTAGTTATTATGAAAAtgctatacatatttaaaatcacCATTAAATTTCCCCTAATAtcaaaatcattcatttttataacaatGTCTTAATAACTCTTTACCTCACCCCTAAATCCTTCTTCATCAATAATTAAACTGACCTAATATAAATATAGTAGGCTAATTCTCATTACGCCAAACCAACAAGAATGGCATCCTAAACTACCTTACACTTCTTAGGAAATTTTagttcaagtttttcttttctacttcctaCCTTCCCCCATGCTGTCTAAAAAAAGTATCTAAGTGTCTTCCTCTGCATAGACATAATAGAGAAAAGATTCTACTAATGGTAAATggatttgctctttttttatgttactaTATGCTGACTATTTGTTAAATAAGctgaaaaagtaatattttaacatttatttgatccagttatagaaaaataaggaaaatcccACCTATATTTTATGTTCTAGTAtccagttttttgttgttcttaaatGTCAGTGAGGTTTTTATTCAATGTCTAGTCACTAAAGTTTTGGATATTATAATATGCTATGCAAAAATCAGGGAATTCTTTTATCTGATGAGCCTAGATTGCTTTGACTTGATTTATTCTTCACTCAATGGGGTTtatttaaatgagattatttataAGATGTAGATTGGATATAGGGGAAACCATAATGGATACTTCAATAACTTGGGGTTGAATACCAGGGTGGACCTATCCACacactttgtaaaaaaaatcaagttaccATTGACAATAGtattaaaaagataagagaacAGAGTGATCATTGgaacccagaaaaaaagaagtttgtgtAGAGCATGCCACTTGAGaacagtgattttctttttctttttctttttttttcttttctttctttctttttcttttttttcttttctttttcttttttgttttgagagagagagagcatgagctggggggacaggcagagggagagagagaatcttaagcaggttccacactcaacatggagcctgacaccaCAGGGCCCAATCCCACAACACTAGgattatgaccagagctgaaatcaagagtcgatgctcaaccaactgagccgcccaggtgctcctcccacccccccccttttttttttaagaggagaaCAGTGATTTTTCTATTGGGTGACATAGTCAGCTCATGATGACCTGACTCTCCTCTGTGCCTCCGGTCTTCTGCTGGGGCTCTCCTTGGTTGAACCAATTAAATCCAGAGGACTATGGAAGTATTTGATGTGATCCACTCATGCCTGCTTTTCCTGGTTGGAGAGCAAATTCAAAGTAGTCAAATATAAGATTCAGCACAgggtaaaataagtcagacagagcaagaaaaataccatatgatttcatttgtacatggaatctaaaaaacaaaacaaatgaaacagaaattgagtcataaatagaacaaactgtTGGTTGAAGGAGGGGGTAAAATGGGGAAataggcaaaataggtgaaggggattgggAGGTATAAACttctagatataaaataaataagtcaccagaatgaaaagtacaatattgagaatatagtcaatgatattgtaaaagTTTTGTATGgtacagatggtaactacactttaTCACAGTGAGCACTTTGTCATGTATGTAATTGTCAAATTACTaatgctatacacctgaaactaatcaaATGTCATATGCcagctatacttcaattaaaataaaagggatatgctgggaatgcaagctggtgcagccactctggaaaacagtatggaggtgcctcaaaaaactaaaaatagaactaccctacgacccagcaattgcactactaggcatttatccaagggatacaggtgtgctgtttcgaagggacacatgcacccccatatttatagcagcactatcaacaatagccagagtatggaaagagtccaaatgtccatcaatggatgaatgggtaaagaaaatgtggtacatatataccatggagtattacccggcaatccaaaggaatgaaatcctgccatttgcaactacgtggatggaactggagggtactatgctaagtgaaattagtcagtcagagaaagacaaaaatcatatgacttcactcatatgaggactttaagagaccaaacagatgaacataagggaagggaatcaaaaataatataaaaacagggagggggacaaaacaaaagagactcataaatatggagaacaaactgagggttgctggaggggttttgggaggggggatgggctaaatgggtaaggggcactaaggaatctactcctgaagtcattgcttcactatatgctaactaatttggatgtaaatttttaaaaataaaaaataaagttaaaaaaataaataaaaaataaaaaataaaatagcatacaGTAACATAGGAATAGAGCAACAAAGTAAGTGGATAGTACAGAAAAGACATCTATTAttattggaatttaaaatattataggggtgtctgggtggttcagt
This window contains:
- the SOGA3 gene encoding protein SOGA3 → MSQPPTGGAAPATATASAATSATEARLHPEGSSRKQQRAQSPARLRDNSVRQTTTTTRSPVGTGTKLNSVRLQQLQQQQGNKTGSRSVPPASARGGGGGAEKAAPLAPKGAVPGAVHLAAGAEAAPAATLAPVGGRRPGPTEEPPRELEPVSAKLGEPPPLGEGGGGGGEGGGAGSGSGEREGGAPQPPPPPPPRGWRGKGVRAQQRGGSGGEGASPSPSSSAGKTLGPGSRNSGSGVVGGGSGGGGSYWKEGCLQSELIQFHLKKERAAAAAAAAQMHTKNGGSSTRSSPVSGAPAICEPLAVPSVSPMAAAAEGPQQSAEGSATGGGMQAAAPPSSQPHPQQLQEQEEMQEEMEKLREENETLKNEIDELRTEMDEMRDTFFEEDACQLQEMRHELERANKNCRILQYRLRKAERKRLRYAQTGEIDGELLRSLEQDLKVAKDVSVRLHHELENVEEKRTTTEDENEKLRQQLIEVEIAKQALQNELEKMKELSLKRRGSKDLPKSEKKTQQTPTEEDNEDLKCQLQFVKEEAALMRKKMAKIDKEKDRFEHELQKYRSFYGDLDSPLPKGEAGGPPSTREAELKLRLRLVEEEANILGRKIVELEVENRGLKAELDDLRGDDFNGSANPLMREQSESLSELRQHLQLVEDETELLRRNVADLEEQNKRITAELNKYKYKSGGHESARHHDSAKTEALQEELKAARLQINELSGKVMQLQYENRVLMSNMQRYDLASHLGIRGSPRDSDAESDAGKKESDDDSRPPHRKREGPIGGESDSEEVRNIRCLTPTRSFYPAPGPWPKSFSDRQQMKDIRSEAERLGKTIDRLIADTSTIITEARIYVANGDLFGLMDEEDDGSRIREHELLYRINAQMKAFRKELQTFIDRLEVPKSAEDRGAEEPISVSQMFQPIILLILILVLFSSLSYTTIFKLVFLFTLFFVL